The Triplophysa dalaica isolate WHDGS20190420 chromosome 18, ASM1584641v1, whole genome shotgun sequence genome includes the window aagacatccaatggtttaatctatggcaatgtacatttagcagtctttaaccaacaatatgtagaaatgtgtctgcattatgcacagaaatgaaagagtgaacaaaaatTTTGATATTAAAATTTATTAAATCACCAAACAATAGTTCGAAATGCATTTCAACGTCCATCACACGcatctgcttcacaagagcgatgtattctacatctccacgaTTTTTGGCATGCAGCGGGTGAATATTCCATCTCCTTTTTAGCCCTTTTTTTTGATAGTagtaacaacacaaaatctcctacGTTTCCTTGTCGAGCAGCTGCTCGCAAGACGCCATTCTGAATGATCTTGCGTAATTCCGGTAATATAtataaacgtctcgtccgtttggggagttgcgcgCGTGGACAGTGGAGGCTCGCGGAAAGGAGCCAGGCTTGTGTATAAACAGGCGTTTATTCAGAGgaaaaagagatgaaacaatCATTAGAAAGTTACGCTGTGAACAAAAGTCAGATAACAgtgcaatactttttttattatttaactaatgttctcatatttgtgaaaaatatttgaagttgTAAAGCAGCCGTAtcattgaaaaagaaattataGTGTCATTAGACagtgcaatacattttatttttaatcttttttaatttattttgttttatgtttttgtttgattttttttcctcatttcaatGTTCGGTTATTTATGATCACTAATTCTTAAAGAAAATAGATTCTGATACTGTCCTGCTATTTACCGTTCTAATAAATCTTCACTGTGAAGCAAAACTTAGGCTACTGTAATTTCACTGAATTggaaattatgatatttttgaaaaatacaatgaattaaaaGGCTGTAGAGAACAGTGCGCTACTGCAGACTTATATTCTGAGGttttaattatcattatttaaatcTAGTCAGTCGTGAACTAAAGTGGGCCGGTCTAAGGCATGAAACTCCAGGGCTGAAAATGAGTCCCAATCCGGCCCTGCTGTGAGGTGTTTTATATTATGTAGTAGATTCAAGACGTCACGATTTTATTGGTCACATACACAGTTAAATATACACTCCAATATACAATGTCATTACAACGATATATTTGCATGCCCATGCCCATTAAAAGCAGTAATAACCCTGCATCTATACCCTGTGTTAAAAAGTGATGAAAGGGGTTATGACCAAACATCAATatagttgtgaatgagaatgggTTAGTTATATAATTCTGTACAGTCTGTTTGCTCTGTCAGTCAGAAGGCTTTCTCGCCGTAAGATGAAAAACAGCCTCAAAGTCAGACACAGAGTTGTCTTCACGGTCTTCTGCAGGCAGAATATTAAACTCGTGGAGAGAAAGGCCTGAACCTTGGATTGCTTCCTCAATATCATGCTTATTCAGGCTTATACAAGAAAACACCTGTTCATTCACCTTGTAGAAGGTTTCACCCAGAACACCAACCATAACCAAAAGTCCACCAGGACGCAGGAGCTTGGTGAGCCCACCTAAAGCACGACAGTATGAAGGAATGTCTTTACATGCTGCTTCTAAGCACAGAGATGTGACGACACAGTCAGCCGGTTCCAGTGTGTGAGGATAGAATGGATTCTCCAAGCGGacatcacattttaaaacctttttgaCTCGTTGCTTCAGTGCAGCTTCCAAATTGGACGGGCTGTCATTGTTCAGAGtggaattaaagaaaataattagaCTGTAAATTAgacttatactgtacatgtgtacCAGGATGTATGGAATTTGATGAACTTCATGTATAAACTAGTGTTTCTTCATCTTTAC containing:
- the zgc:64002 gene encoding nicotinamide N-methyltransferase, coding for MSQCTNFTEGEFYQEHFDSRAYVKNFYSCPVGHSDEKNFLTFVLKCFSQVFSAGENKGRMLIDVGSGPTIHSVLSACEHYDDIVLSDFSQSNREEIEKWLENQDGCLDWKPLLQHVCEMEGKSPSNLEAALKQRVKKVLKCDVRLENPFYPHTLEPADCVVTSLCLEAACKDIPSYCRALGGLTKLLRPGGLLVMVGVLGETFYKVNEQVFSCISLNKHDIEEAIQGSGLSLHEFNILPAEDREDNSVSDFEAVFHLTARKPSD